One window of Bacillus alkalicellulosilyticus genomic DNA carries:
- the sufD gene encoding Fe-S cluster assembly protein SufD produces MSVQTKLTFDQDYIKEFSKGRGEPEWLLNLRLSALEAIENTELPKPDKTKIDKWNFTTFEHQQGGKELVGSVSELHEEVQALIGEESDEQNLFILKDATVVFEKVSKELQEKGVIFTDIATAVRDHSDLVEKYFMKDAVQPSENKLTALHGALVNGGVFIYVPKNTEVTVPLQAIYWLGQANSGMFNHVIIVAEDNSTVTYLENYVSFTKDTAGVANLVAEVYAGAGAKVSFGGVDNLANGVTTYVVRRAHVGRDARVEWALGQMNDGNTVSDNTTHLIGDGSWADTKTVTIGTGTQKQNFTTQIFHHGKNSEGYILKHGVMRDEASTIFNGITKIEHGATKSNGEQTERVLMLSEKARGDANPILLIDEDDVTAGHAASVGRIDPLQMYYLMSRGIPKIEAERLIIHGFLAPVVNQLPIESVKDRLREVIERKVK; encoded by the coding sequence ATGTCAGTGCAAACCAAATTAACATTCGATCAAGATTACATTAAAGAGTTCTCTAAAGGCCGCGGTGAACCTGAATGGTTATTGAACCTGCGACTTTCGGCTTTAGAGGCGATTGAAAATACAGAGTTACCAAAACCGGACAAAACAAAAATTGATAAATGGAATTTCACAACATTCGAACACCAACAAGGTGGAAAAGAACTCGTTGGTTCTGTTTCTGAACTACACGAAGAAGTTCAAGCCTTAATTGGTGAAGAAAGCGATGAGCAAAATCTATTTATTTTAAAAGACGCAACGGTTGTTTTTGAAAAAGTAAGTAAGGAACTTCAAGAAAAGGGAGTTATCTTTACTGATATTGCGACTGCTGTGCGTGACCATAGTGATTTAGTTGAAAAGTATTTCATGAAGGATGCTGTTCAACCAAGTGAAAACAAGTTAACGGCACTTCATGGTGCATTAGTGAACGGTGGAGTATTTATCTACGTTCCTAAAAACACTGAGGTGACTGTTCCGCTACAAGCGATTTATTGGTTAGGCCAAGCAAATAGTGGAATGTTTAATCATGTGATTATCGTGGCTGAAGATAATAGTACAGTCACTTATTTAGAAAACTACGTATCCTTTACTAAAGATACTGCTGGAGTTGCCAACCTAGTTGCTGAAGTATATGCAGGAGCTGGTGCAAAAGTATCCTTTGGTGGCGTAGATAACTTAGCTAACGGAGTGACAACATATGTTGTTCGCCGTGCTCATGTTGGTCGAGATGCTAGAGTAGAATGGGCACTTGGTCAAATGAATGATGGAAACACGGTTTCAGATAACACCACTCACCTCATTGGTGATGGTTCATGGGCGGATACCAAAACCGTTACCATTGGAACTGGAACACAAAAACAAAACTTCACGACTCAAATATTCCATCACGGTAAAAACTCTGAAGGGTATATTTTAAAGCATGGTGTTATGCGTGATGAAGCCAGCACAATTTTTAATGGTATTACAAAAATTGAGCATGGTGCGACGAAGTCTAATGGTGAGCAAACAGAGCGTGTCTTAATGTTAAGTGAAAAAGCACGTGGTGATGCAAATCCGATCCTTCTCATCGATGAAGATGATGTAACAGCAGGTCATGCAGCTTCAGTAGGGAGAATTGATCCTCTACAAATGTACTACTTAATGAGTCGAGGTATTCCAAAAATTGAAGCGGAGCGCTTAATCATTCATGGGTTCTTGGCCCCAGTTGTAAATCAACTTCCAATTGAGTCTGTTAAAGACCGTTTACGTGAAGTGATTGAAAGGAAAGTTAAGTAA
- the sufC gene encoding Fe-S cluster assembly ATPase SufC: MSVPYLKIENLSVAIEGKEILKDFSLEVKGGEIHAIMGPNGTGKSTLASALMGHPKYEVTAGTVEFNGENLLEMEVDERAQAGLFLAMQYPSEISGITNADFLRSAINAKKEEGDEISLMKFIRELDKKMDTLEMNQEFAQRYLNEGFSGGEKKRNEILQLMMLEPKIAILDEIDSGLDIDALKVVSKGVNAMRGEEFGCLIITHYQRLLDYITPDKVHVMMQGRIVKSGGAELAEKLEAQGYDWIKEELGIEDEKVQA; this comes from the coding sequence ATGTCAGTACCATATTTAAAGATTGAAAACCTTAGTGTAGCAATTGAGGGGAAAGAAATTCTAAAAGATTTTAGCCTTGAAGTAAAAGGTGGAGAAATTCACGCAATCATGGGGCCAAACGGAACAGGTAAATCAACGTTAGCTTCTGCGTTAATGGGTCATCCAAAATATGAAGTAACAGCTGGAACTGTTGAATTCAACGGTGAAAATTTACTTGAAATGGAAGTAGACGAGCGTGCACAAGCAGGTTTATTCCTTGCTATGCAATATCCAAGTGAAATTAGTGGAATTACAAACGCAGATTTCCTACGTTCAGCGATTAATGCAAAAAAAGAAGAAGGCGATGAAATCTCGTTAATGAAATTCATTCGTGAGCTAGATAAAAAGATGGATACGCTTGAAATGAACCAAGAGTTCGCACAACGTTATTTAAACGAAGGCTTCTCTGGTGGAGAGAAAAAGCGTAACGAAATTCTTCAGCTAATGATGCTTGAGCCAAAAATTGCAATCCTTGATGAAATTGATTCAGGTTTAGATATTGATGCTCTTAAAGTCGTTTCAAAAGGTGTAAATGCAATGCGCGGAGAAGAGTTCGGCTGTTTAATCATTACTCACTATCAGCGTTTACTAGATTACATTACTCCTGATAAAGTTCATGTAATGATGCAAGGACGTATCGTAAAATCAGGTGGAGCAGAACTAGCAGAGAAACTAGAAGCTCAAGGGTATGACTGGATTAAAGAAGAGCTAGGAATCGAAGACGAAAAAGTTCAAGCATAA